The Candidatus Acidiferrales bacterium genome has a segment encoding these proteins:
- a CDS encoding TIGR00730 family Rossman fold protein, with protein MSEKAYKDTKFLNSPDARIVRIIAEYLEPLARFRHLRIKDTIVFFGSARNISMKEAKRRLIEAQSNLQRALKRKSDSRRLVRLRDELKKAQAEREMARYYEDAMKLSGMLTRWSIKLSNGNGQRFIVCSGGGPGIMQAANKGAIRAGGLSIGLNISLPHEQFPNPYISPELNFEFHYFFMRKFWFVYMSKALVIFPGGFGTLDELMEVLTLLQTGKIKKKMTVLIYGSEYWKKILNFNALVEAGAINRSDLKLFSFADDPETAFKVLTSGLKKNYDLG; from the coding sequence GTGTCTGAAAAGGCGTACAAGGATACTAAGTTTCTCAATAGCCCGGACGCTCGCATCGTCCGCATCATTGCCGAATATCTGGAACCCCTTGCACGATTTCGCCATCTCAGGATCAAGGATACAATCGTATTCTTCGGCTCGGCACGCAACATATCGATGAAGGAGGCAAAGAGGAGATTAATAGAAGCGCAGTCAAATCTCCAAAGGGCATTGAAGCGCAAGTCGGATTCCCGCCGACTCGTGAGACTCCGTGATGAATTGAAAAAGGCGCAAGCTGAAAGAGAAATGGCTAGGTATTATGAAGACGCGATGAAGCTGAGCGGAATGCTGACGAGGTGGTCGATCAAGTTGAGCAACGGTAATGGACAGCGATTCATAGTTTGCTCGGGCGGTGGACCCGGTATCATGCAGGCGGCGAACAAGGGAGCCATCCGTGCGGGCGGCCTTTCGATAGGGCTGAATATCAGTCTGCCGCATGAGCAGTTCCCCAATCCGTACATTTCTCCCGAACTCAATTTTGAATTTCATTATTTCTTCATGAGGAAATTCTGGTTTGTTTATATGTCAAAGGCGCTCGTCATTTTTCCCGGAGGTTTCGGGACGCTCGACGAGCTGATGGAAGTTCTGACTTTGCTTCAAACGGGAAAAATCAAGAAGAAGATGACCGTCCTGATATACGGTTCGGAATACTGGAAGAAGATATTAAACTTTAATGCGCTTGTAGAGGCTGGAGCGATAAACCGGTCCGACCTAAAATTGTTTTCATTTGCAGACGATCCTGAAACCGCCTTCAAGGTATTGACGTCAGGGCTCAAGAAAAATTATGATTTGGGATGA